The following nucleotide sequence is from Gymnodinialimonas phycosphaerae.
GGATGCGCGCGATGGGGATGGAGGTGACGCGCGATTGGTTCACCGTCTGCACCGACGATCAGGTCGCCTATTGGAAATTCGTCGCGGCGGGCTGTGGCATCGGCATCGGGCAAACGGTGGTCGCCGAACGGACCCCCGGCGTGCGGCGCATCCTGTCCGACCTTACGATCCCCCCGCTGCCCGTCTGGCTGACGGCGCATCCGTCCCTGCGCCATCAACCGCGCGTGGCCGCCGTCTGGACCGCGCTGGATCAGGCAATTTCTCCGCTGCTTTCTTGACGGCCCCAAAAGGCCGCGCTACCGCAGGCACAACAAATTCTCACAAGGAACAGACCCATGACCGACCGCTCTTTGCTTATCCTTCCCGGCGACGGGATCGGCCCCGAGGTGATGGCCGAGGTGCGTAAGGTCATCAATTGGTTCGGCACGGCGCGGGGCATCACCTTTGAAGTGTCCGAGGATCTAGTGGGCGGCGCGGCATACGACGCCCATGGTACACCGCTGACCGATGAAACGATGGAAAAGGCGCAAAGCGTCGATGCCGTTCTTCTGGGCGCCGTCGGCGGCCCCGCCTATGACGATCTGGATTTCTCCGTGAAGCCCGAACGCGGCCTTTTGCGCCTGCGCAAGGAGATGGACCTTTACGCCAACCTGCGCCCGGCGCAGTGCTTTGACGCGCTGGCGGATTTCTCGTCCCTCAAGCGCGAGATCGTCTCGGGCCTCGACATCATGATCCTGCGGGAGCTGACGTCTGGCGTCTATTTTGGCGAGCCGCGCGGGATCCACATGGAAGGTAACGAGCGCGTCGGCATCAACACCCAGCGCTACACCGAAGGCGAGATCGCCCGCGCCGCGCGGTCGGCCTTTGAACTGGCCCGCCGCCGCAACAACAAGGTCTGCTCGATGGAGAAGGCCAACGTGATGGAGTCCGGCATCCTCTGGCGCGATGTCGTCAACGAAATCCACGCCGCGGAATACGGCGATGTGGAACTGTCCCACATGTATGCCGACAACGGCGCGATGCAGCTGGTCCGCGCGCCCAAGCAGTTTGACGTGATCCTGACCGATAACCTCTTTGGCGATATCCTGTCCGATTGCGCTGCGATGCTGACCGGGTCCCTCGGGATGCTGCCCTCTGCCTCCCTCGGTGCGCCGATGGAAAATGGCCGCCCCAAGGCGATGTACGAGCCCGTCCACGGCTCGGCCCCCGACATCACGGGCAAAGGCCTCGCCAACCCCATCGCCTG
It contains:
- the leuB gene encoding 3-isopropylmalate dehydrogenase, whose product is MTDRSLLILPGDGIGPEVMAEVRKVINWFGTARGITFEVSEDLVGGAAYDAHGTPLTDETMEKAQSVDAVLLGAVGGPAYDDLDFSVKPERGLLRLRKEMDLYANLRPAQCFDALADFSSLKREIVSGLDIMILRELTSGVYFGEPRGIHMEGNERVGINTQRYTEGEIARAARSAFELARRRNNKVCSMEKANVMESGILWRDVVNEIHAAEYGDVELSHMYADNGAMQLVRAPKQFDVILTDNLFGDILSDCAAMLTGSLGMLPSASLGAPMENGRPKAMYEPVHGSAPDITGKGLANPIACILSFAMALRYSFDLGDEATLLERAVESVLADGARTADLMGPEGGTPMSTTEMGDAIVAKLAA